The following proteins come from a genomic window of Clostridia bacterium:
- a CDS encoding adenylosuccinate synthase, translating to MSSRIIVGAQWGDEGKGKVIDILASQSDMVVRSQGGNNAGHTVVADHEEYKLHMVPSGILYKNCDCVIGSGVVIDPKELIAEMNAIKERGVSLDLLKIDARTHVIMPYHIVLDALSEGVRGDMKIGTTKKGIGPCYMDKVERSGIRMCDFTDDEEFKKKLKENLDTKNKIIVNVYGGEPLDFDKVYAEYSEYARLLSPYVCDTSVLIYDAIKAGKNVTFEGAQGTLLDIDFGTYPFVTSSHPVSGGVCIGAGVGPTLIDGVLGIMKAYTTRVGLGPFPTELFDETGEFIRNRGAEFGATTGRARRTGWLDTVIVSFSVRVNGLTELAVNKLDTLSGIKTLKVCTAYEIDGEVTKHFPADLKTFSRAKPVYTELPGWDEDITGITKYEDLPANVKNYIEFIEKECGCRVSMVGVGPDRTQNLYK from the coding sequence ATGTCAAGCAGAATAATAGTCGGCGCTCAATGGGGCGACGAGGGAAAAGGAAAAGTGATAGATATACTTGCTTCGCAGTCCGATATGGTCGTGCGCTCCCAGGGCGGCAACAATGCCGGACATACGGTAGTTGCCGATCACGAGGAATACAAGCTTCATATGGTACCCTCCGGCATTCTCTATAAGAACTGCGACTGCGTAATAGGCAGCGGCGTCGTCATCGACCCGAAGGAGCTCATCGCCGAGATGAACGCCATTAAAGAGCGCGGCGTATCGCTTGACCTTTTGAAAATTGACGCGCGCACGCACGTTATAATGCCGTATCACATCGTGCTCGACGCGCTCTCCGAGGGCGTTCGCGGCGATATGAAGATAGGCACTACGAAAAAGGGCATAGGCCCCTGCTATATGGACAAGGTCGAAAGAAGCGGCATAAGAATGTGCGACTTTACCGACGATGAGGAGTTCAAAAAGAAATTAAAAGAAAACCTTGACACGAAAAACAAGATCATCGTAAACGTATACGGCGGCGAGCCGCTCGACTTCGATAAGGTCTACGCGGAATATTCCGAATACGCGCGCCTGCTTTCGCCTTATGTGTGCGACACGTCCGTGCTCATTTACGACGCGATCAAAGCCGGCAAAAACGTGACCTTCGAGGGCGCGCAGGGTACGCTTCTCGATATAGACTTCGGCACATATCCCTTCGTTACGTCCTCTCACCCCGTGTCCGGCGGCGTATGCATCGGCGCGGGCGTAGGCCCCACGCTTATAGACGGCGTTTTGGGCATCATGAAGGCTTACACCACCCGCGTGGGCCTCGGCCCCTTCCCGACGGAGCTTTTCGACGAGACGGGCGAGTTTATCCGCAACCGCGGCGCGGAATTCGGCGCGACTACGGGACGCGCGCGCCGCACGGGCTGGCTCGATACCGTTATAGTAAGCTTCTCCGTCCGCGTGAACGGACTTACGGAGCTTGCCGTAAACAAGCTCGATACTTTAAGCGGCATAAAGACGCTGAAGGTCTGCACCGCATATGAGATAGACGGCGAGGTGACGAAGCACTTCCCCGCCGACCTTAAGACGTTCTCGCGCGCAAAGCCCGTATATACGGAGCTCCCCGGCTGGGACGAGGATATTACCGGCATAACGAAATACGAGGACCTCCCCGCGAACGTGAAGAATTACATTGAATTTATCGAGAAAGAATGCGGCTGCCGCGTATCCATGGTAGGCGTAGGCCCCGACAGAACGCAGAATTTATATAAGTAA